In one window of Leifsonia sp. NPDC080035 DNA:
- a CDS encoding prepilin-type N-terminal cleavage/methylation domain-containing protein, which translates to MDSAMYFRLMGKLNARRKNLLEEGEKGFTLIELLVVVIIIGILAAIAIPVYLGIQDGAKDTGTKSDLTNGKTAIIGWMNDNPGKTYTDAGTAIFPTSTTLGTNAAKYGATISDNTTSITFSTTTNGFCLVGVSKSSSTPSFNVTDNTGTKRGATCGADTP; encoded by the coding sequence ATGGACAGCGCAATGTACTTCCGTCTCATGGGCAAGCTGAACGCTCGCCGCAAGAACCTCCTGGAGGAGGGCGAGAAGGGCTTCACCCTGATCGAGCTCCTCGTCGTCGTCATCATCATCGGCATCCTCGCCGCGATCGCCATCCCGGTGTACCTGGGCATCCAGGACGGCGCGAAGGACACCGGCACGAAATCCGACCTGACCAACGGCAAGACCGCCATCATCGGATGGATGAACGACAACCCCGGGAAGACCTACACGGACGCCGGGACCGCGATCTTCCCGACTTCCACGACGCTCGGTACGAACGCAGCGAAGTACGGCGCCACGATCAGCGACAACACCACGAGCATCACGTTCTCGACTACGACCAACGGCTTCTGCCTCGTGGGCGTGAGTAAGAGCTCCTCGACACCGTCGTTCAACGTCACCGACAACACCGGAACCAAGCGCGGGGCCACCTGCGGTGCGGACACCCCGTAA
- a CDS encoding type II secretion system F family protein has product MAGTTTYAYRGRNAEGKVVKGKLDAPGESAVASRLRTMGLSPISIEEAPDATGLNREINIGFGSGVKLKDLAIMSRQMATMIGSGLSILRTLNIIAEQTENKKLAGIMGHVRDDVESGIAISDAMRKHGDVFPPLMVNMVRAGETGGFLDSSLEAIATNFEKDVKLRGTIKSALTYPVIVLIMSLVAVIAMLLFIVPVFENMFKGLGGQLPLPTMILVELSHAMVWVAPVLLVGGIVGGIWWTRNKNTENVRRRVDPVKLKLPIFGSLMKKIAVARFARNFANMIGAGVPILQALKIVGETSGNWVIENALVKVAESVRQGESIAGPLADQPVFPAMVTQMIAVGEDSGSLETMLNKIADFYDQEVEAATEQLTAMIEPLMIAFLGVVIGGMVIALYMPIFQISSLVK; this is encoded by the coding sequence ATGGCGGGGACGACGACGTACGCCTACCGCGGGCGCAACGCCGAGGGGAAGGTCGTCAAGGGCAAGCTGGATGCGCCGGGCGAGTCGGCCGTCGCCTCCCGGCTGCGGACCATGGGGCTCTCGCCGATCTCGATCGAGGAGGCGCCGGATGCCACCGGCCTGAACCGCGAGATCAACATCGGCTTCGGCAGCGGTGTGAAGCTCAAGGACCTCGCCATCATGAGCCGTCAGATGGCGACGATGATCGGCTCGGGACTCTCCATCTTGCGCACGCTCAACATCATCGCGGAGCAGACCGAGAACAAGAAGCTCGCCGGGATCATGGGCCACGTGCGCGACGACGTGGAGTCGGGCATCGCCATCTCCGACGCCATGCGCAAGCACGGCGACGTCTTCCCGCCGCTCATGGTCAACATGGTGCGCGCCGGTGAGACCGGCGGATTCCTCGACTCGTCCCTCGAGGCCATCGCGACGAACTTCGAGAAGGACGTCAAGCTCCGCGGCACCATCAAGTCGGCGCTGACCTATCCGGTGATCGTGCTCATCATGTCGCTGGTCGCCGTGATCGCGATGCTGCTGTTCATCGTCCCGGTGTTCGAGAACATGTTCAAGGGACTCGGCGGCCAGCTGCCGCTGCCCACGATGATCCTCGTGGAGCTCTCGCACGCGATGGTGTGGGTGGCCCCCGTGCTGCTCGTCGGCGGCATCGTGGGCGGGATCTGGTGGACCCGCAACAAGAACACGGAGAACGTGCGGCGCCGGGTCGATCCGGTCAAGCTCAAGCTGCCCATCTTCGGGTCGCTGATGAAGAAGATCGCCGTCGCCCGGTTCGCGCGCAACTTCGCCAACATGATCGGGGCGGGCGTGCCGATCCTGCAGGCGCTGAAGATCGTGGGGGAGACCTCCGGCAACTGGGTGATCGAGAACGCGCTCGTGAAGGTGGCCGAGTCGGTCCGGCAGGGTGAGTCGATCGCCGGCCCGCTCGCGGACCAGCCGGTGTTCCCGGCCATGGTGACCCAGATGATCGCCGTCGGCGAGGACTCCGGGTCGCTGGAGACCATGCTGAACAAGATCGCCGACTTCTACGACCAGGAGGTCGAGGCGGCCACGGAGCAGCTCACCGCAATGATCGAGCCGCTCATGATCGCCTTTCTCGGCGTGGTCATCGGCGGCATGGTGATCGCGCTCTACATGCCCATTTTCCAGATCTCCAGCCTCGTGAAGTGA
- a CDS encoding PilT/PilU family type 4a pilus ATPase has translation MTNETSWGGFTPPTPKPVYEIPVTPPGATADGWHPGAGAPLAPPSFPLNPPTFAEPPAAPAFEAVLQGSEPPTTTAPLPVAEVPQVPVYEPAAYEPVAYEPPVLEPPVPAYEPTAYEPTAYEPVAAHEPPTAYEPTAYNAPTYTAAAYDAATPAPPAYDPAPYEPEQPAPTAVYSLDDGSATPFIAPVTRLVPEGRRAAEPVAPSAPFETAAPAAFAEDTGTLTPAERAALDAADPDLVAALREVVLQKASDLHVTVGAPPMVRIDGSLTPAGTTEPWNHERTLSALTSLLTERQAEVFKRELELDFAFTISANSRFRVNLYQQRGSVGAAFRLIPTEIKQLRELGVPEAIGTFAGMPRGLVLVTGPTGSGKSTTLAALIDLVNSTRADHIVTVEDPIEFMHTHKRSIVNQREVGHDTHSFNNALKHVLRQDPDVILIGELRDLETISVALTAAETGHLVFATLHTQDAPQTIDRVIDVFPPHQQDQVRAQLAATLQGVVCQTLVKRASGRGRVVATEVLMMTPAIANLIREGKTYQIASAMQAGRGDGMHTMDQHLAELVDSGTITRRAAMEKAHDIEGITRLIQRVDSSSDAAAIAAGGPDFGDRYSGTVR, from the coding sequence ATGACGAACGAGACGAGCTGGGGCGGTTTCACGCCGCCGACGCCGAAGCCGGTCTACGAGATCCCCGTGACGCCACCCGGCGCCACAGCGGACGGCTGGCACCCCGGCGCTGGCGCGCCGCTGGCGCCGCCCTCGTTCCCCCTGAACCCGCCGACGTTCGCGGAACCGCCGGCCGCGCCGGCGTTCGAGGCGGTGCTGCAGGGTTCCGAGCCACCGACGACGACGGCTCCGCTGCCGGTGGCCGAGGTCCCACAGGTGCCGGTGTACGAGCCGGCCGCGTACGAACCGGTCGCGTATGAACCGCCGGTGCTCGAGCCACCTGTCCCGGCGTACGAGCCGACCGCGTACGAGCCGACCGCGTACGAGCCGGTGGCCGCACACGAGCCGCCGACCGCGTACGAGCCGACCGCGTACAACGCGCCCACGTACACCGCCGCCGCGTACGACGCCGCTACCCCCGCGCCGCCGGCGTACGACCCCGCCCCGTACGAGCCGGAGCAGCCTGCGCCCACCGCCGTCTACTCCCTCGACGACGGCTCCGCTACGCCGTTCATCGCACCCGTCACCCGGCTCGTCCCGGAGGGCAGGCGCGCGGCGGAACCGGTCGCCCCGTCCGCGCCGTTCGAGACGGCGGCGCCCGCCGCGTTCGCCGAGGACACCGGCACCCTCACCCCGGCCGAGCGTGCCGCGCTGGACGCCGCCGACCCCGACCTCGTCGCGGCGCTCCGCGAGGTGGTGCTGCAGAAGGCGTCCGACCTGCACGTGACCGTCGGTGCACCCCCGATGGTCAGGATCGACGGCTCGCTCACCCCGGCGGGCACCACGGAGCCGTGGAACCACGAGCGCACGCTCTCCGCCCTCACCAGCCTCCTGACCGAGCGTCAGGCCGAGGTCTTCAAGCGCGAGCTGGAGCTGGACTTCGCGTTCACGATCTCCGCTAACTCCCGGTTCCGCGTGAACCTGTACCAGCAGCGTGGCTCGGTCGGCGCAGCGTTCCGTCTCATCCCCACCGAGATCAAGCAGCTGCGCGAGCTCGGGGTCCCGGAGGCGATCGGGACCTTCGCGGGCATGCCGCGCGGCCTGGTGCTCGTCACCGGGCCGACCGGTTCCGGCAAGTCGACGACACTCGCCGCGCTGATCGACCTCGTGAACTCCACCCGCGCCGACCACATCGTCACGGTCGAGGACCCGATCGAGTTCATGCACACGCACAAGCGGTCGATCGTCAACCAGCGCGAGGTCGGGCACGACACCCACAGCTTCAACAACGCGCTGAAGCACGTCCTCCGCCAGGACCCCGACGTCATCCTGATCGGCGAGCTCCGCGACCTGGAGACGATCTCGGTCGCCCTGACGGCCGCCGAGACCGGCCACCTCGTCTTCGCGACCCTGCACACCCAGGACGCGCCGCAGACGATCGACCGCGTGATCGACGTCTTCCCGCCGCACCAGCAGGACCAGGTGCGCGCCCAGCTGGCCGCCACGCTCCAGGGCGTCGTCTGCCAGACCCTGGTGAAGCGCGCGTCCGGCCGCGGCCGCGTCGTGGCCACCGAGGTGCTGATGATGACCCCGGCCATCGCCAACCTCATCCGCGAGGGCAAGACCTACCAGATCGCCTCCGCGATGCAGGCCGGCCGCGGCGACGGGATGCACACGATGGACCAGCACCTGGCGGAGCTGGTGGACTCCGGCACGATCACACGGCGGGCGGCCATGGAGAAGGCGCACGACATCGAGGGGATCACCCGGCTGATCCAGCGCGTGGACTCCTCCTCCGACGCGGCGGCCATCGCCGCCGGCGGCCCGGACTTCGGCGACCGCTACTCCGGAACGGTCAGGTAG